The following nucleotide sequence is from Aedes aegypti strain LVP_AGWG chromosome 3, AaegL5.0 Primary Assembly, whole genome shotgun sequence.
gagctgttagacatcatcctcgaaagcgccgctatagccgtagatgcccttttacaggcatattcaacgtggctagcgaagctcagcttgtcatcaatcattaccccaagatgcctaagggatcgtttggactctatggtgcaatcacctaccgagataagcgcccgttgctcggacttgcggttgttgaccaccaccacctcagtcttgtgacgggccagtcctagtttcctagacttcatccattcctcaaccagggaaatagagtgcgctgctgtcaactctacttcctccatcgattcaccatagaccactagggtgatatcgtcggcgaagccaacaatcttaacacccgtcggaaggggcagcctcagtacgtcatcgtacatcgcattccataacagcgggcccaggattgaaccttgaggtactcccgcggtaatttgaacgcttttctgcccctcctctgtgtcatacagtagaatcctaccatcaaaatagctttctagaagcttacacaactgcaccggtaccttgaggcggtgaagcgcgtgtactattgcttcccagcttgcgctgttgaatgcATTCTTCGAAGTGTTTgtaatatgaggcaaaagtaaagAAGCGTCCGTAATAAGGATCATGTAAAGTCCACAAATttctatttattaaaaattattcatgtttcgaaatcgaaatcttcactcaccaCTTAAGGCcccagtgaagtataactcacaaaaaagcatgtaaaataaatcactccgTATGATTCTTCCACGTTATCGAACCTTCAaaccccttaactttcgaatggcgagtgaagatttcgattccgaaacatgaataattttaaataaatagaaatgtgtggactttacatgattcttattACAGACGCTTctttacttttgcctcatattccgcacacttcgattcgaattccggaccggtcaaacaaaacataaatggaaaagtcaaatcatcaaatgaaatcgttaaATCACTAGAGAGACGCTTAAGGAAGTTGagcattgtaaatttttatagatatctatcttgttaaaacgagccttgaaagtgagaacttcTGAATGGcggaaattgaaacatttcgtgtgaaatgtttcccatacaaagcagtgttcggaatttaaagctgtccgtaatatgaatcaaaacggtaggtgggtcttagtggcttgttactctgtTATACTCTTCCAACAGTCACTTATAAGTATTAACTAGAAAAGCTACAACAAGGCTACAATATGTAGATCTTAGCCCGGGTCAACAACACACCACCTACTTACAACTTAGCGTTTTTTAATTACTGGGTTACTAACTTGTATCTGAAAAAATAGTGAAATGTAAAGATTTCACTACGGACAAAACTTCAGGTTATTTGTTTGTCATCAAAATTTCAGCCAATCCAGACTACCAAAAGCTGAGATATAGATCCCAAAACTTGagcaatttgtatggaaaaacagcatttgattattaaccctgtcctttggttcagaaaggggtatgagcgcgttctgccaactcggtcgaggcagatttcttgtgtgaacaagttacaacatggacgttctaaagtgccagaatgaagtgttgtgcttgtggggagcacttgaagatgggatggaaggtcattacttcgcgttcgtgctatacttctgcttatctataaagttatatacaataactGACCCTAAGTTTAACTATcgaaattaacagttgcaaatacaataatcgttctgagttcactaacatgtcgtcgcgttaattttatcataatgatcttttatctacatccgtcgaaccattctgaatggccgttgtgagaatatcaccaagaacttctcacatgcattaAAGCTGaattgtcctacattgaaacattgaggttttcgctcttttgaattcattttttgttcgtCCTCAGTATTGTTGAGATGTCCTGAATGCCGCACATGGCGTACAGTGATCATTGCCATGGAGTTTCTCGTAAGCTGCATGGGAATTGTTAtcatgggaatccaaagagcgaattttctatgatttcattgtagcccaatacagcaataaagcatgtaacaatcactaacatttcttctctctttatccttgttttcatatctaacccgccatTACAACGAGGAAAAATCCATTGGAGAGGAAAGACGTGGCAGCGTATTGGCCGAGAAAAGTTAAGTATcatgtttttgtaaatattcttattactgattgcaaggtgaatcagattaactaaatttttaactaataacaaacttgttctacagagctatttacaaaacaccacccaaaatccctcctttcccatatccttaggcaaaacacttcactaccgctatatgtatgactgattcgtGTTCTTTTggccttgcatcattcatacgtgtattggaagtcaagagtagaagaaaaacttaaagaaccttctggtcaaagatgttgcgttgcctacttcctaaactccaaaaccccccggtgtattatgaacggtgtgagttttcaaacttatgctggagacttggcccctgacccccttgtgcatcaataaaataaaataaaataaaaacagcatttgattaTTAACTTTTGTCACCTACTGTAAGTTAAGCatctttgaaaacttttttttctaatactGTAATGGTCATCATTAGCTCTTGTCTGTAATGTTTTGACTAAAAATAATTGGAATAaatgaggtggctcatactgccccgtTGGATGGCTTATTTTACCCTGAATGGGGAACAGGCGGAAAACATGCTTTTCAAAAAACCTTGCTCACAATGCAAGCGAATATTAACCTTTATTATAGACGCTATGATAGGCCAAATGCTTTTTCGTGATCAATAAACATCAAGTAGATGAATTCGTTGACTTGTTCCAGGATAGTACTTGGCACTTTGGCATATGGTATCGAACTATGCCCGTTACCGACTCTTTCCGTTTTGGAAGATAATTTTGCTAAGATATGTAATTGTGCACATGAGCAGGGAGACGATGATTGGCGAACGAACTAGAATGTCATCTTCTTGTCCCCCCTCTCATCGTATGTCATCCAAAATAGAAAgagatatttttcttttgagTAAGTATTCAAAGCATAGTAAATTCACATTTCACATAAACTTTAAACATGATCTAACAAGCTGTGGAAACAATAATTTTCAACATTCTTTATAAAACTGTACATCATTTGTTTGGAAATCTGGCTGGTAATATTCTGATCGTTGCTAAACTAACATTATCGGAGGCAGTAGCTCAACAACCTCAAAACTGTTTGATTTTCCTAAGCTTATACCCGACACCTTGAATGCCCacattctagtttctagttgtCATTTTCGTCCTATAATTTTCTACCTAGCTTCAACTAGAAAATCATCTTCAACGACGAGAAGAAATGTAACGTGACCAGCCCTCGGTAAAGGTAATACACGTTAAGCTtgaagatggcccaattttCGCGCAGACATGTCGACAACTTTTTCCACGGATCCGGCGCATCCAGATACTCCCGGCTGCCGACGCTCTTGATGCAGCACTTGCTCATCACCCAGAAGGCGGTCATCCGGTTCTGGGTCTTGAGGGTGGTTTCGATGCCCCGAATGAGGTCGTTCGTTTTCAACACCAGCAACATCTGTCGGTCAACCTTTTCCAACACGTCCGAAATGTGTGGGATTACCAGCTTGCCTTCTTTTTGGATAAGTTCTTTCTGAAAATGTTAAGAAAATTTCGGTCAATAATTCAAGAAAATATTTGACCAAAACTACCAACCTCTGCATCATCCTGTTTCACCCGATCAATACCGCTAATTACCGAGTTCCACGGCCGGCCGGTAACCATACATGCAAACAGACCCCACATGCTTCCCTGAACACCAAGGGCTTGTGCGTGTTTCTTCATGCCCATCTGATCTACCTTCAATATGCTGAGCCACAGCTTCGAGTATTCGTAGCGGAACTTTTCCGTCAGATTTGCGTACAGGCCATGATCGAGAAGTATCACCTCGGTGCCGCCTTTGTCCGACTTCCTGACCAAAATGTTACCCGGATGGGGATCGCTATGGACGAATCCCTTCAGAAAGATCATATTCGAGTACAGTTGTCCGATTTTGTTAGCAATGTCGTACCTGTCGATCTTCTCCTTGTCGATGTATTCGACGTCATTGACCTGACCTCCCTTCAGAAACTCCATCATCAACACTCGGGGGGTCGTGTATTGCCAATAGATTTTCGGAATCTTAAGCCACTTGTAATCCTTGAACATTTCGGCCACTTTTTCTGCATTGTGACCTTCGTGTTCAAAGTCCATCTCAACGGGGAGGTTTCGTTTGGTTTCATCCACCAGCCATTGGAACTTGAAATCAGGGAATGCCCACGATACTAATTTGACTAGCACTTCCATGGTCTTGATGTCTACGATAGAGTTCCCCCGTACGTAAGGATGCTGCACTTTTACGGCTACTTCAGTTCCATCTTTCAAAGTTGCACGGTGCACCTGGGCGAGCGAAGCTGTGCCGAGTGGTTCTGGGTCAAACGATGAGAAAATCTCCTCCGGATTCACTTTCAAATCTTGTCGGATTACTTTGTACAGATCTTCGATGGGATTCTGAGGCGCGTTGCTGTGTAGGATCTTCATCGTTTGGACGTATTCGTAAGGCAGGAGGTATTCCAGGGCGCCGATATGTTGGCCGACCTTGATGTAGACACCCCTGTTTGTACGACACAACTCCAGCAGTTTCTCCGCCGCAATTTTATGCGTTTCGCTTTTCAGTTTAAGGTAGGCTGGGTCCTTTTTGTCGGGCCACTCCTGCTTGTAGAGATTCGTCTTGTAGGTGGTTGCGATGTCGAACACGGTCGCACCCGCTCGACCTAGCCGAACGATACCGATCGAGTTCACATCGTAGTCGTTTGCATGCAGGCTGAGGGCGGTTCCCACCAGGGAACCTCCCACGAAACCGTACTTCAGTAGGCGTCTCGTTGGCCACATCGTTGTGTCGTTGTTGTTTTTGATTAGTGAAAACAGGAAACGTtatctgtaaaaaaatccaGTTTTAATATGTAACTATTCCTTTTACGAAAGCAATTTTTATatgtttcaaaattaaaagtATGGTTTCAAAACACAAGTTATAACATCATGAACGGCCTAAGATTTATTCAGATTTTTGTCGAGGATTCTTCGAAGTATTTATTAAATAattacaataatcagaaattcttccaaagattttctaTAGATCACTTAGATGAACTTTTAGAGAGTTCTTCTCAGATTTTGTCCAGAGAGTAATTCTAGAACGAATATTTGCAACAACTactgagttctgtttgatctttcgaccttgacgattgctcctgcggggggcgggtgacgagggcaggatcaaacatgtcgcgcgtcggtcgagtagtgaaatgaaaaagcgccgcggatcgttagtagtgtttgatttattgattgagtcgcttgctcttgcgtgggcgagtgatgaacacttgttcggggtacaatgcgtttatcgaattatatcgcgaatccgattaggcgtgattatatcatggatcgcatcaccaaccatttgtgactcccagatctttaccttatcccactaacccaatatcctttccatgacaactgtggagatgcagaggtatactcggtctctagtaataacggttgtctaactaacattccttcccttccccgatgaccgtaaggacgtggccgacgcCCTTATTgacatttaaaatttgagctctcgatttgtgcacattgaagaatggcaagccccattcataaattccctgtgcaacttcgattgttctggtcaatcacggagtagcaactacgaattgcacggtcatctatgctcatgctcatgctcaacaaATATTTGCAACAACtactaaataaatttttgagttcCGGATAAAATTGTTCTATCTCGAAATGTATTCAAGACATAACATTTCCTTCCGatgatgctgaaggtttcgttggcatcacatacattccatgttttctagtttatagatttctgatgatgattttgaactatttcatttttattagggtcagtttGGCATAGatatattcacagtttttgaaggtgtaagcaccACCGTTTTAAATGACGGTGCTCAATAATGCACTGCTGCTATGCCTACATGGTTTGAATGTGTAAGCTTAATTCTAAATTACTTaaatcatttttgatatcatataAAATAACAcgtatagttttttgctcataaaaccgtttattctcgaACAATGTGcttatttctaggaaaattgcatacattcaggcgtattatgcagattgtcaaaagtttaattttgctatAAAATGATCAAATCCTCGAGTTGTAAGAGTTTGGGCATAATTTTctgattcaggagacccaaatttagtaaatagggaatatttttattcttaaacctgctttgtcacttcattttttttatattaaaactatctttaaatattatttcataaaaaggCGATTACATAAAcagataaagatcaatggagtactgattttaTCGAAATTTATTTGGCAATAtttgaatggatcattaaaataaccaaaacggccgctacgGAAAACAAAGATGGTTCaaggtaaatggctgggcatggcgtaccattggtgccTCGCGtatctgaaggaataaaatagacccctctgtgcggtccttagccccAGCAACTcgctacctcctcgcggtactggccggggtacgagtaaccttggcgaagatcgggtaactaacccccggtgggaactttggttgtatgctgacagggaaggggggtttgccatattaggagcggctcacaacggcgtctgttccccatgtcaggggcggctgatcatcgtccgagtgccagagaaggactctaagctaaactgcgcactatggccctccgaacatttagggggaatggtcctccggaaatctagggggttagtgtcaggccctgcaagccagccgtaaaaacatcaagcaacgaataatcaacgagagaatacgtaccgggacaatcggcggagaccacagcgacggaaagggactagcgattggaagctcgctacgtggaactgtaaatctctcaactgcatcgggagcacacgcatactcgccgacgcgctgaaggaccgcggattcggcatcgtagcgctgcaggaagtgtgttggaagggttCAATGGTGCGATCgcttagaggtaaccataccatccaCCAGAGCTGCGGTAAcccacacgagctgggaacagcttttatagtgatgggtgatatggagaggcgcgtgatcgggtactggccgatcaatgagagaatgtgcaagttgaggctcaaaagccggttcttcaacttcagcataataaacgtgcacagccctcactccggaagcactgatgatgataaagacgctttttacgcgcagttcgaacgcgagtacgacagctgcccaagtcacgacgtcaaaatcgtcataggagatctgaacgctcaggttggccaggaggaggagttcagaccgacgattggaaagttcagcgcccaccggctgacgaactaaaatggcctacgactaattgatttcgccgcctccaagaatatggccattcgtagcacctacttccag
It contains:
- the LOC5579923 gene encoding uncharacterized aarF domain-containing protein kinase 1, with protein sequence MWPTRRLLKYGFVGGSLVGTALSLHANDYDVNSIGIVRLGRAGATVFDIATTYKTNLYKQEWPDKKDPAYLKLKSETHKIAAEKLLELCRTNRGVYIKVGQHIGALEYLLPYEYVQTMKILHSNAPQNPIEDLYKVIRQDLKVNPEEIFSSFDPEPLGTASLAQVHRATLKDGTEVAVKVQHPYVRGNSIVDIKTMEVLVKLVSWAFPDFKFQWLVDETKRNLPVEMDFEHEGHNAEKVAEMFKDYKWLKIPKIYWQYTTPRVLMMEFLKGGQVNDVEYIDKEKIDRYDIANKIGQLYSNMIFLKGFVHSDPHPGNILVRKSDKGGTEVILLDHGLYANLTEKFRYEYSKLWLSILKVDQMGMKKHAQALGVQGSMWGLFACMVTGRPWNSVISGIDRVKQDDAEKELIQKEGKLVIPHISDVLEKVDRQMLLVLKTNDLIRGIETTLKTQNRMTAFWVMSKCCIKSVGSREYLDAPDPWKKLSTCLRENWAIFKLNVYYLYRGLVTLHFFSSLKMIF